One stretch of Streptomyces sp. NBC_00443 DNA includes these proteins:
- the rpsF gene encoding 30S ribosomal protein S6, with protein sequence MRHYEVMVILDPDLEERAVAPLIENFLSVVREGNGKVEKVDTWGRRRLSYEIKKKPEGIYSVIDLQAEPAVVKELDRQMNLNESVLRTKVLRPETH encoded by the coding sequence ATGCGTCACTACGAGGTGATGGTCATCCTCGACCCCGATCTGGAGGAGCGCGCTGTCGCCCCCCTGATCGAGAACTTCCTCTCCGTCGTCCGTGAGGGCAACGGGAAGGTCGAGAAGGTCGACACCTGGGGCCGTCGTCGTCTCTCGTACGAGATCAAGAAGAAGCCCGAGGGCATCTACTCGGTCATCGACCTGCAGGCCGAGCCTGCGGTCGTGAAGGAGCTCGACCGCCAGATGAACCTGAACGAGTCGGTCCTCCGGACCAAGGTCCTCCGCCCCGAGACCCACTGA
- the femX gene encoding peptidoglycan bridge formation glycyltransferase FemX, with the protein MSLTLRTISREQHLAYIQSLPSASHMQVPAWADVKAEWRSESLGWFDKSGELVGAGLVLYRQLPKIKRYLAYLPEGPVINWFTPNLTDWLEPMLAHLKNQGAFSVKMGPPVIIRRWEATSIKAGIQNPDVKRLRDIEADFIEPRAFEVADKLRRMGWQQGEDGGAGFGDVQPRYVYQVPLANRSLEEVHKNFNQLWRRNIKKAEKAGVEVVQGGYHDLEEWQRLYEITAVRDHFRPRPLSYFQRMWTALNSEDPNRMRLYFARHNGVNLSAATMLIVGGHVWYSYGASDNIGREVRPSNAMQWRMLRDAYALGATVYDLRGISDSLDETDHLFGLIQFKVGTGGQAAEYLGEWDFPLNKLLHKALDIYMSRR; encoded by the coding sequence ATGAGCCTGACCCTGAGGACGATCAGTCGCGAGCAGCATCTGGCATACATCCAGAGCCTGCCGTCGGCGAGCCACATGCAGGTCCCGGCCTGGGCAGACGTCAAGGCGGAGTGGCGCTCGGAGAGCCTCGGGTGGTTCGACAAGTCCGGTGAACTCGTCGGCGCGGGCCTTGTCCTCTACCGGCAGCTGCCCAAGATCAAGCGCTATCTCGCCTATCTGCCCGAGGGCCCGGTCATCAACTGGTTCACGCCGAACCTGACCGACTGGCTGGAACCGATGCTCGCGCATCTGAAGAACCAGGGCGCCTTCTCCGTGAAGATGGGCCCCCCGGTGATCATCAGGCGCTGGGAGGCCACGTCCATCAAGGCCGGCATCCAGAACCCGGACGTGAAGCGGCTGCGTGACATCGAGGCCGACTTCATCGAGCCGCGCGCCTTCGAGGTCGCCGACAAGCTCCGCCGCATGGGCTGGCAGCAGGGCGAGGACGGCGGGGCCGGTTTCGGCGACGTACAGCCCCGCTACGTCTACCAGGTGCCGCTGGCCAACCGCTCCCTCGAAGAAGTCCACAAGAACTTCAACCAGCTGTGGCGACGCAACATCAAGAAGGCCGAGAAGGCCGGCGTCGAGGTCGTCCAGGGCGGTTACCACGACCTTGAGGAGTGGCAGCGCCTGTACGAGATCACGGCCGTGCGCGACCACTTCCGCCCGCGCCCGCTGTCGTACTTCCAGCGCATGTGGACAGCCCTCAACTCCGAGGACCCCAACCGCATGCGGCTGTACTTCGCCCGTCACAACGGAGTGAACCTGTCGGCGGCGACGATGCTGATCGTCGGCGGGCACGTCTGGTACTCCTACGGCGCCTCCGACAACATCGGCCGTGAGGTCCGGCCCTCGAACGCGATGCAGTGGCGGATGCTCCGCGACGCCTACGCGCTCGGCGCGACCGTCTACGACCTGCGCGGCATCTCCGACTCCCTGGACGAGACCGACCACCTCTTCGGCCTGATCCAGTTCAAGGTGGGCACCGGCGGCCAGGCCGCCGAGTACCTCGGCGAGTGGGACTTCCCGCTCAACAAGCTGCTGCACAAGGCGCTCGACATCTACATGTCGCGTCGCTGA
- a CDS encoding MFS transporter yields the protein MSVVRDLRVLLRFGNFRRLLVVRLLSQGADGVYQTALATYVVFSPEKQTSATAIASAMAVLLLPYSLVGPFSGVLLDRWRRRQVLLYGSLLRTVLASATAVLIITDVPDWLFYVSALCVTAVNRFVLSGLSAALPRVVDEERLVIANSLSPTAGTLAATAGAGLAFVVRLVAWDSDAAVVLLGAALYLCAGLAALRMSRELLGPDRELVQPRIATALAGTVRDLAAGVGHLATPPRREAVWALLTMTLMRFCYGALLVMLLMLCRYAFSSNADDGLALLGLALGVSGAGFFAAAVATPWAAGRLGPGRWIAVCAGVAALLVPTLGLPFATTPMLVAAFVLGLTTQGAKIATDTIVQASVEDGFRGRIFSIYDVLFNVAFVGAAGVAALVLPPDGRSAPLVVAVAVVYAAVAVAMARFEHRSVSHQ from the coding sequence ATGTCCGTCGTACGCGACCTGCGGGTCCTGCTGCGCTTCGGGAACTTCCGGCGTCTGCTCGTCGTACGCCTGCTCTCGCAGGGCGCCGACGGCGTCTACCAGACCGCGCTCGCCACCTACGTCGTCTTCTCCCCGGAGAAACAGACGTCCGCCACCGCGATCGCCTCCGCGATGGCCGTGCTGCTCCTGCCGTACTCCCTGGTGGGCCCCTTCTCCGGCGTCCTCCTGGACCGCTGGCGCCGCCGCCAGGTCCTTCTGTACGGCAGCCTGCTGCGCACCGTGCTGGCCTCGGCGACGGCCGTGCTGATCATCACCGACGTCCCGGACTGGCTCTTCTACGTCTCCGCCCTGTGCGTCACGGCCGTCAACCGCTTCGTCCTGTCCGGTCTGTCCGCCGCACTGCCACGCGTGGTCGACGAAGAGCGCCTCGTCATCGCCAACTCCCTTTCCCCGACCGCCGGAACGCTGGCCGCGACCGCAGGTGCCGGTCTGGCCTTCGTCGTACGACTGGTGGCCTGGGACTCCGATGCGGCCGTTGTGCTGCTGGGTGCCGCCCTGTACCTGTGCGCAGGACTTGCGGCACTGCGCATGTCACGGGAACTGCTCGGCCCCGATCGCGAGTTGGTGCAGCCACGCATAGCGACGGCCCTGGCCGGCACCGTGCGCGACCTGGCCGCGGGCGTCGGCCATCTAGCCACTCCACCACGCCGGGAGGCGGTCTGGGCTCTGCTCACGATGACCCTGATGCGCTTCTGCTACGGCGCCCTGCTGGTCATGCTGCTGATGCTGTGCAGGTACGCCTTCTCGTCGAACGCGGATGACGGACTCGCCCTGCTGGGGCTGGCGTTGGGGGTCTCCGGCGCCGGCTTCTTCGCGGCGGCCGTCGCAACCCCCTGGGCGGCGGGACGGTTGGGTCCCGGGCGCTGGATCGCCGTGTGCGCGGGGGTCGCCGCACTCCTGGTGCCCACGCTCGGCCTGCCCTTCGCCACAACTCCCATGCTGGTCGCGGCTTTCGTCCTCGGCCTGACCACGCAGGGGGCGAAGATTGCAACGGACACGATCGTGCAAGCCTCGGTCGAGGACGGCTTCCGTGGCCGGATCTTCTCCATCTACGACGTGCTGTTCAACGTCGCGTTCGTCGGTGCGGCCGGAGTGGCCGCCCTGGTACTGCCGCCGGACGGCCGCTCGGCACCTCTCGTGGTCGCAGTCGCCGTTGTCTACGCGGCAGTTGCGGTGGCTATGGCCCGCTTTGAACACCGCTCTGTGTCACATCAATGA
- a CDS encoding transglycosylase domain-containing protein translates to MSEHRRKPPQPQDGGRAAARRGQSGSSGSSSGRRAAPRGATGSPSDSYGSGFSGSEGEERPYGGRAEARRAAQRSGGGGRRRAAEPGRSGRRAAPGGAPGPGRGRGRAAPPGKKRFVDYPRAGKYGVARWVPSWKLVAGLFVGFLGSLVAVAGIGYAMVGVPKVDETATAQNNVYYWADGSEMVSTGGETNRQIINLSQIPKAMRNAVISQENKTFYTDSGIDPKGIARAVFNMATGGETQGGSTITQQYVKNARLGDQSQTLSRKFKEMFISVKVGTTVSKDDIMAGYLNSAYYGRNAYGIQAAARAYFNKDAIKLNEGECAFLAATLKGATYYDPAGSESIDPAANAGANQKRALVQMQDTLDKMVQYGHLSPEVRAKYTELPAWKNPRFNSALSGQIGYLVDLANGYLVNNSKTTKVTEQKLREGGLSIQTTFDKKKVKELEDSVKKVQKANIKPEERPETDTHVQFGGASVDPATGAIKAIYGGADATKHFTNNADVTGAQVGSTFKPFVLAAAMKWGVRNPDLEGEQAQDERTQVSPKSLYSGKNKLKIRDYKGDIWRNEKGEEWNQVNDGDESYGTPPAYRIDLREAMRNSVNSAFVQLGMDIGLDKVKEAAEDAGILESSLTGTDYPSFSIGTSQPSAIRMAGAYATFASSGKQRAPYSVKKVTDKDGEVYSHKTLTQEAFTPEVADNVTDVLKTVVDKGTGTSAQLSDREVAGKTGTTDGNRSAWFVGYTPQLSTSIAMFRLDDNEKNQNREFLKMFGTGGQEKIHGASFPAEIWHDYMEQALKGTNPTPFPVPAPIGVVINDIPTPTPSPTPSETEEASPTPSPTPSESLISPTPTPTETCFGFQCNDVGGSDNGGTDGGVTSTPTPTETETDGNSNGNANGNGGIFGGPSG, encoded by the coding sequence ATGAGCGAGCACCGTCGCAAACCGCCGCAGCCGCAGGACGGCGGACGTGCCGCGGCCCGACGCGGCCAGTCCGGCTCGTCCGGCTCGTCCTCCGGCCGCCGTGCGGCACCGCGAGGCGCCACCGGATCTCCTTCCGACTCGTACGGGTCGGGTTTCAGCGGTTCGGAAGGCGAAGAACGCCCGTACGGCGGGCGTGCCGAGGCACGGCGCGCGGCCCAGAGAAGCGGCGGCGGTGGACGCCGCAGAGCGGCGGAACCGGGCCGTTCCGGCCGCCGCGCCGCTCCAGGCGGCGCCCCCGGTCCCGGCCGGGGCCGAGGGCGTGCCGCTCCCCCTGGGAAGAAGCGGTTCGTCGACTATCCGCGGGCGGGCAAGTACGGCGTCGCGCGCTGGGTGCCGTCATGGAAGCTCGTGGCGGGCCTGTTCGTCGGCTTCCTCGGGAGCCTGGTGGCTGTGGCAGGTATCGGTTACGCCATGGTGGGCGTCCCGAAGGTGGACGAGACCGCTACGGCGCAGAACAACGTCTACTACTGGGCCGACGGCAGCGAAATGGTCTCCACCGGTGGCGAGACCAACCGGCAGATCATCAACCTGTCGCAGATTCCCAAGGCGATGCGGAACGCCGTGATCTCGCAGGAGAACAAGACCTTCTACACCGACAGCGGCATCGACCCGAAGGGCATCGCCCGCGCCGTGTTCAACATGGCCACCGGTGGCGAGACGCAGGGTGGTTCCACCATCACCCAGCAGTACGTGAAGAACGCGAGGCTGGGCGACCAGTCCCAGACGCTCTCGCGGAAGTTCAAGGAGATGTTCATCTCGGTCAAGGTGGGCACCACGGTGTCGAAGGACGACATCATGGCCGGCTACCTGAACTCCGCCTACTACGGGCGCAACGCCTACGGGATCCAGGCCGCCGCTCGCGCGTACTTCAACAAGGACGCCATCAAGCTGAACGAGGGGGAGTGCGCTTTCCTGGCGGCCACGCTCAAGGGCGCCACGTACTACGACCCTGCGGGTTCCGAGTCCATCGACCCGGCGGCGAATGCCGGGGCCAACCAGAAGCGGGCCCTGGTCCAGATGCAGGACACCCTCGACAAGATGGTCCAGTACGGGCATCTGAGCCCTGAGGTGCGCGCCAAGTACACCGAGCTGCCCGCCTGGAAGAACCCGCGCTTCAACTCCGCGCTGAGCGGCCAGATCGGCTACCTCGTCGATCTCGCCAACGGCTACCTGGTCAACAACAGCAAAACGACCAAGGTCACCGAGCAGAAACTGCGAGAGGGCGGTCTCTCGATCCAGACGACCTTCGACAAGAAGAAGGTCAAGGAGCTCGAGGACTCGGTGAAGAAGGTCCAGAAGGCGAACATCAAGCCCGAGGAGCGTCCGGAGACGGACACCCACGTCCAGTTCGGCGGGGCTTCGGTGGATCCGGCGACCGGTGCCATCAAGGCCATCTACGGCGGTGCGGATGCGACGAAGCACTTCACCAACAACGCTGACGTCACCGGCGCCCAGGTCGGTTCGACGTTCAAGCCGTTCGTGCTCGCGGCCGCGATGAAGTGGGGCGTGCGGAACCCGGACCTCGAAGGGGAACAGGCGCAGGACGAGCGCACCCAGGTGTCGCCGAAGAGCCTGTACAGCGGCAAGAACAAGCTCAAGATCAGGGACTACAAGGGCGACATCTGGCGGAACGAGAAGGGGGAGGAATGGAACCAGGTCAACGACGGCGATGAGTCGTACGGCACTCCTCCCGCCTACCGGATCGACCTCCGTGAGGCGATGAGGAACTCGGTGAACTCCGCCTTCGTGCAGCTCGGCATGGACATCGGGCTGGACAAGGTGAAGGAGGCGGCCGAGGACGCCGGCATCCTGGAGAGCAGCCTGACCGGTACGGACTACCCGTCCTTCTCCATCGGCACCTCTCAGCCCAGCGCGATCCGTATGGCGGGCGCCTACGCCACCTTCGCGTCCAGTGGAAAGCAGCGTGCTCCCTACTCCGTCAAGAAGGTGACGGACAAGGACGGCGAGGTCTACTCCCACAAGACCCTGACCCAGGAAGCCTTCACCCCGGAGGTCGCCGACAACGTCACGGACGTCCTGAAGACGGTCGTCGACAAGGGCACGGGCACCAGCGCCCAGCTGAGCGACCGTGAGGTGGCCGGCAAGACCGGTACCACGGACGGCAACCGGTCGGCCTGGTTCGTGGGTTACACCCCGCAGCTGTCGACGTCGATCGCGATGTTCAGGCTGGACGACAACGAGAAGAACCAGAACCGCGAGTTCCTGAAGATGTTCGGAACGGGCGGTCAGGAGAAGATCCACGGTGCTTCGTTCCCGGCCGAGATCTGGCACGACTACATGGAGCAGGCGCTGAAGGGCACGAACCCGACACCGTTCCCGGTGCCGGCGCCCATCGGTGTAGTCATCAACGACATCCCCACGCCGACGCCCAGCCCCACGCCCAGCGAGACCGAGGAAGCCAGCCCGACTCCGAGTCCGACGCCCAGTGAGTCGCTGATCTCGCCGACGCCTACGCCGACCGAGACCTGCTTCGGCTTCCAGTGCAACGACGTCGGAGGCTCGGACAACGGCGGCACGGACGGAGGGGTGACCTCCACGCCGACGCCTACGGAAACCGAGACGGACGGCAACAGCAATGGCAATGCCAACGGCAACGGAGGCATCTTCGGCGGACCGTCAGGCTGA
- a CDS encoding inositol-3-phosphate synthase translates to MGSVRVAVVGVGNCAASLVQGVEYYKDADPASKVPGLMHVQFGEYHVRDVEFVAAFDVDAKKVGLDLTDAIGASENNTIKICDVPRTGVTVQRGHTLDGLGKYYRETIEESADAPVDVVQILKDKQVDVLVCYLPVGSEDAAKFYAQCAIDAKVAFVNALPVFIAGTKEWADKFTEAGVPIVGDDIKSQVGATITHRVMAKLFEDRGVVLDRTMQLNVGGNMDFKNMLERERLESKKISKTQAVTSQIPDRELGEKNVHIGPSDYVAWLDDRKWAYVRLEGRAFGDVPLNLEYKLEVWDSPNSAGVIIDALRAAKIAKDRGIGGPILSASSYFMKSPPVQYFDDVARENVEKFIKGEVER, encoded by the coding sequence ATGGGTTCGGTTCGCGTAGCCGTCGTCGGCGTGGGCAACTGTGCCGCGTCGCTGGTTCAGGGAGTCGAGTACTACAAGGACGCCGACCCGGCGTCCAAGGTCCCCGGCCTGATGCACGTGCAGTTCGGCGAGTACCACGTCCGTGACGTCGAGTTCGTCGCCGCCTTCGATGTCGACGCGAAGAAGGTCGGCCTCGACCTCACGGACGCCATCGGCGCCAGTGAGAACAACACCATCAAGATCTGCGACGTGCCGCGCACCGGCGTGACCGTCCAGCGTGGCCACACTCTCGATGGTCTCGGCAAGTACTACCGCGAGACCATCGAGGAGTCCGCCGACGCGCCGGTCGACGTCGTCCAGATCCTCAAGGACAAGCAGGTCGACGTCCTCGTCTGCTACCTGCCCGTCGGCTCCGAGGACGCGGCGAAGTTCTACGCCCAGTGCGCCATCGACGCCAAGGTCGCCTTCGTCAACGCCCTGCCGGTCTTCATCGCCGGTACGAAGGAGTGGGCGGACAAGTTCACCGAAGCGGGCGTCCCGATCGTCGGCGACGACATCAAGTCCCAGGTCGGCGCCACCATCACGCACCGCGTCATGGCGAAGCTGTTCGAGGACCGCGGCGTCGTCCTGGACCGCACGATGCAGCTGAACGTCGGCGGCAACATGGACTTCAAGAACATGCTCGAGCGCGAGCGCCTGGAGTCCAAGAAGATCTCCAAGACGCAGGCCGTCACCTCGCAGATCCCCGACCGTGAGCTCGGCGAGAAGAACGTCCACATCGGCCCGTCGGACTACGTGGCGTGGCTCGACGACCGCAAGTGGGCCTACGTCCGCCTCGAGGGCCGCGCCTTCGGTGACGTCCCGCTGAACCTGGAGTACAAGCTCGAGGTCTGGGACTCCCCGAACTCGGCCGGCGTCATCATCGACGCCCTGCGCGCCGCGAAGATCGCCAAGGACCGCGGCATCGGCGGCCCGATCCTCTCGGCGTCGAGCTACTTCATGAAGTCCCCGCCGGTGCAGTACTTCGACGACGTGGCCCGCGAGAACGTCGAGAAGTTCATCAAGGGCGAGGTCGAGCGCTAA
- the rpsR gene encoding 30S ribosomal protein S18, with protein MAKPPVRKPKKKVCAFCKDKVTYVDYKDTNMLRKFISDRGKIRARRVTGNCTQHQRDVATAVKNSREMALLPYTSTAR; from the coding sequence ATGGCGAAGCCGCCTGTGCGCAAGCCGAAGAAAAAGGTCTGCGCATTCTGCAAGGACAAGGTCACGTACGTGGACTACAAGGACACGAACATGCTGCGGAAGTTCATTTCCGACCGCGGCAAGATCCGTGCCCGCCGCGTGACCGGCAACTGCACGCAGCATCAGCGTGACGTCGCCACGGCCGTGAAGAACAGCCGTGAGATGGCGCTGCTGCCCTACACCTCCACCGCGCGATAA
- a CDS encoding alanine racemase has product MALTLYVDTARWRAHHKHVQEQFPGLVPVCKGNGYGFGHERLAEEATRLGSDILAIGTTYEAARIKDWFGGDLLVLTPYRRGEEPVPLPDRVIRSVSSVDGVYGLVGARVVIEVMSSMKRHGVSEHDLPQLHAAIENVRLEGFAIHLPLDRTDGSDAVEEVIGWMDRLRAARLPLHTMFVSHLKAEELARLQQQFPQTRFRARIGTRLWLGDHDATEYRGAVLDVTRVSKGDRFGYRQQKAASDGFLVVVAGGTSHGVGLEAPKALHGVMPRAKGVARAGLATVNRNLAPFVWGGKQRWFAEPPHMQVSILFVPSDAPEPKVGDELVAHLRHTTTQFDRIVDR; this is encoded by the coding sequence ATGGCGCTCACGCTCTACGTCGACACCGCGCGCTGGCGGGCGCACCACAAGCACGTGCAGGAGCAGTTCCCGGGACTCGTCCCGGTCTGCAAGGGCAACGGCTACGGCTTCGGGCACGAGCGGCTGGCGGAGGAGGCCACTCGACTGGGCTCGGACATCCTCGCGATCGGCACGACGTACGAGGCCGCGCGCATCAAGGACTGGTTCGGCGGTGACCTGTTGGTTCTGACGCCGTACCGGCGCGGCGAGGAGCCGGTGCCGCTGCCTGACCGGGTCATCCGCTCGGTGTCGTCGGTGGACGGCGTGTACGGCCTCGTGGGCGCCCGTGTCGTCATCGAGGTGATGTCCTCGATGAAGCGGCACGGTGTCAGCGAGCACGACCTGCCGCAGCTGCACGCCGCCATAGAGAACGTCCGGCTCGAGGGCTTCGCCATCCACCTGCCGCTGGACCGCACCGACGGCTCGGACGCCGTCGAGGAGGTCATCGGCTGGATGGACCGGCTGCGCGCGGCCCGGCTGCCGCTGCACACGATGTTCGTCAGCCATCTCAAGGCCGAGGAACTGGCCCGCCTGCAGCAGCAGTTCCCGCAGACCCGCTTCCGCGCCCGCATCGGCACCCGGCTGTGGCTGGGGGACCACGACGCCACCGAGTACCGCGGTGCGGTCCTGGACGTCACCCGCGTCTCCAAGGGCGACCGCTTCGGCTACCGGCAGCAGAAGGCGGCCTCGGACGGCTTCCTGGTGGTCGTGGCGGGCGGTACGTCGCACGGGGTGGGCCTGGAGGCCCCCAAGGCGCTGCACGGCGTCATGCCGCGCGCCAAGGGCGTCGCCCGGGCCGGTCTCGCCACGGTCAACCGGAACCTGGCTCCCTTCGTGTGGGGCGGCAAGCAGCGCTGGTTCGCGGAGCCGCCGCATATGCAGGTGTCGATCCTGTTCGTTCCCTCGGACGCGCCCGAGCCGAAGGTCGGAGATGAGCTCGTCGCCCATCTCCGGCACACCACCACGCAGTTCGACCGGATCGTGGACCGCTGA
- a CDS encoding glycosyltransferase family 87 protein encodes MPSAETTPTSAHEPDLVRPTREDEVAANGSELIGGPIGRRALLGTSWWTPVRIIVLVAIGMFALGLVQKAPCYNGGWFFGASSQYTHACYSDIPHLFQGRGFADGLVPYFDKLPGDMEYLEYPVLTGVFMEVASWLTTGSGSIQDQEQWYWMVNAGMLMVCVAVIAVCVTRTHARRPWDGLLVALAPAVALTATINWDLLAVALTAAAMLMWSRGRGLAFGVLLGLATAAKLYPVFLLGPLFVLCWRAGKWRDFGKALGGTAVAWLVVNLPVMLLAWEGWSQFYRFSQERGVDFGSFWLILAQNSSDPLSTETVNTFATLLMLLCCLGIAALTLTAPRRPRFAQLAFLIVAAFILTNKVYSPQYVLWLVPLAVLARPRWRDFLIWQACEVAYFLGIWLYLAYTTSGDAHKGLPPDGYHWAIGVHLLGTLYMCAVVVRDILMPERDPVRRAGDDDPTGGVLDGAEDVFVLGQAAHPPRHAAHFEGPQVEWGNRGAAEGSL; translated from the coding sequence ATGCCCAGTGCAGAGACGACGCCCACAAGCGCGCACGAGCCGGACCTGGTGCGGCCGACCAGGGAGGACGAGGTCGCCGCGAACGGGAGCGAGCTGATCGGTGGCCCCATCGGACGGCGGGCCCTGCTCGGCACGTCCTGGTGGACTCCGGTGCGGATCATCGTGCTCGTGGCGATCGGCATGTTCGCCCTCGGGCTGGTCCAGAAGGCACCTTGCTACAACGGCGGGTGGTTCTTCGGCGCCAGCTCGCAGTACACGCATGCCTGCTACTCGGACATCCCGCACCTGTTCCAGGGACGCGGTTTCGCCGACGGGCTGGTGCCGTACTTCGACAAGCTTCCCGGCGACATGGAGTACCTCGAATACCCGGTGCTGACCGGTGTGTTCATGGAAGTCGCCTCCTGGCTCACGACGGGCAGCGGCAGCATCCAGGACCAGGAGCAGTGGTACTGGATGGTCAACGCCGGGATGCTGATGGTCTGCGTGGCCGTCATCGCCGTCTGCGTGACCCGCACGCACGCCAGGCGTCCCTGGGACGGCCTGCTGGTCGCCCTGGCGCCTGCCGTGGCGCTGACCGCGACCATCAACTGGGACCTGCTGGCCGTCGCTCTGACGGCCGCGGCGATGCTGATGTGGTCACGTGGCCGCGGGCTTGCCTTCGGCGTCCTGCTGGGGCTCGCAACCGCCGCGAAGCTCTATCCCGTATTCCTGCTCGGCCCGCTGTTCGTCCTGTGCTGGCGCGCGGGAAAGTGGCGGGACTTCGGGAAGGCGCTGGGTGGCACGGCGGTGGCCTGGCTGGTCGTGAACCTTCCGGTGATGCTTCTTGCCTGGGAAGGCTGGTCGCAGTTCTACCGGTTCAGCCAGGAGCGAGGCGTGGACTTCGGCTCCTTCTGGCTGATCCTGGCCCAGAACTCCAGCGACCCGCTGAGCACCGAGACCGTCAACACGTTCGCCACGCTGCTGATGCTGCTGTGCTGTCTCGGCATCGCCGCACTCACGCTGACCGCGCCGCGCCGCCCGCGGTTCGCCCAGCTGGCCTTCCTGATCGTCGCGGCGTTCATCCTCACCAACAAGGTCTACTCGCCGCAGTACGTCCTGTGGCTGGTGCCTCTGGCGGTGCTGGCCCGGCCGAGGTGGCGGGACTTCCTCATCTGGCAGGCCTGCGAGGTGGCGTACTTCCTCGGGATCTGGCTGTACCTCGCTTACACGACCAGCGGGGACGCCCACAAGGGACTGCCGCCCGACGGCTACCACTGGGCCATCGGCGTGCACCTGCTGGGAACGCTGTACATGTGCGCCGTGGTCGTACGGGACATCCTCATGCCGGAGCGGGACCCGGTGCGCCGGGCCGGCGACGACGACCCGACGGGGGGCGTCCTCGACGGGGCGGAGGACGTGTTCGTGCTCGGCCAGGCAGCCCATCCCCCGCGGCACGCGGCCCACTTCGAGGGGCCGCAGGTGGAGTGGGGCAACCGGGGGGCGGCCGAAGGTTCGCTCTGA
- the rplI gene encoding 50S ribosomal protein L9 — protein sequence MKIILTHEVSGLGAAGDVVDVKDGYARNYLIPRKFAIRWTKGGEKDVEQIRRARKIHEIQTIEQANQIKGQLEAVKVRLAVRSGDAGRLFGSVTPADIASAIKASGGPEVDKRRIELGSPIKTLGAHETSVRLHPEVAAKVNIEVVAA from the coding sequence ATGAAGATCATCCTCACCCACGAGGTCTCCGGCCTCGGAGCTGCGGGCGACGTCGTCGACGTCAAGGACGGTTACGCTCGCAACTACCTGATCCCGCGGAAGTTCGCTATCCGCTGGACCAAGGGCGGCGAGAAGGACGTCGAGCAGATCCGTCGTGCTCGTAAGATCCACGAGATCCAGACCATCGAGCAGGCCAACCAGATCAAGGGTCAGCTCGAGGCCGTCAAGGTCCGTCTGGCCGTTCGCTCTGGCGACGCCGGTCGTCTCTTCGGTTCCGTCACCCCGGCCGACATCGCTTCCGCGATCAAGGCTTCCGGTGGCCCCGAGGTCGACAAGCGCCGCATCGAGCTCGGTTCGCCGATCAAGACCCTGGGCGCCCACGAGACGTCCGTGCGTCTGCACCCTGAGGTTGCCGCCAAGGTCAACATCGAGGTTGTCGCGGCCTGA